In Virgibacillus sp. NKC19-16, a single genomic region encodes these proteins:
- the ureG gene encoding urease accessory protein UreG, producing the protein MEPIRIGIGGPVGAGKTMLVEKITRQLDKEVSMAVITNDIYTKEDAKILVENGILPEDRIIGVETGGCPHTAIREDASMNFAAMEELEEKHPDIELIFVESGGDNLAATFSPELVDFSIYIIDVAQGEKIPRKGGQGMIKSDLFVINKTDLAPYVGANLDIMESDTKVFRGNKPFVFTNLKDNTGLDEVVDWIKKHALLKGLEQDV; encoded by the coding sequence ATGGAACCGATCAGAATAGGAATAGGTGGCCCTGTTGGTGCAGGTAAAACCATGCTCGTGGAAAAAATTACGCGTCAATTGGATAAAGAAGTGAGCATGGCGGTTATTACCAATGATATTTATACAAAAGAAGATGCCAAAATTTTAGTGGAGAACGGGATTCTTCCGGAAGATCGTATCATTGGGGTGGAAACGGGCGGATGCCCACATACCGCAATCCGTGAAGATGCGTCCATGAACTTTGCAGCCATGGAAGAGCTTGAGGAGAAACATCCGGACATTGAGCTTATATTTGTAGAAAGCGGAGGAGATAATCTTGCAGCTACATTTAGTCCGGAACTTGTCGATTTTTCTATCTATATTATTGATGTTGCCCAAGGAGAAAAAATCCCCCGTAAAGGTGGCCAAGGTATGATTAAATCTGATTTGTTTGTGATTAATAAAACGGATCTGGCCCCATATGTTGGTGCAAATTTGGACATCATGGAATCTGATACGAAGGTATTCCGCGGAAACAAACCATTTGTATTTACAAATTTAAAGGATAATACAGGTTTGGATGAGGTTGTTGACTGGATCAAGAAGCATGCATTGTTAAAGGGACTCGAACAAGATGTCTGA
- a CDS encoding urease accessory protein UreD — MSDWTGILELDAEDRQGRTVANNVYFRGAFKVMRPVYLHQSQPCYYILNPGGGYLDGDTYRMKVSLRENAKLTLTTQSATKVYKTPNSHAYQETELFLGKGSYLEYLPDPLIAYKDARYHQKNIVHMEKGATLLYSDILTPGWSPEGERFSYDTLRLVNEIYMEDELVAFDHIKLTPKAQHMNGLGIMEGYTHLGSFFVVGEQVNADLVDQLYETINRQEGDFKAGISKLVVPGFTIRVMANKTQVVESIFTACHNVISEAWFQSKPSFLRKY; from the coding sequence ATGTCTGATTGGACAGGTATTCTCGAGCTTGATGCGGAAGACCGGCAAGGCAGGACAGTTGCTAACAATGTATATTTCCGAGGGGCCTTTAAAGTTATGCGCCCCGTTTACCTTCATCAATCCCAGCCCTGTTATTATATCTTAAACCCAGGCGGTGGATATTTGGATGGGGACACGTACCGAATGAAAGTATCGCTTCGTGAAAATGCGAAACTTACCTTGACGACACAAAGCGCTACAAAAGTTTATAAAACGCCAAATAGCCATGCATATCAGGAAACGGAACTTTTCCTTGGGAAGGGCAGTTATCTGGAATATTTGCCGGACCCTCTCATCGCTTATAAGGACGCCCGCTACCACCAAAAGAATATTGTACACATGGAAAAAGGAGCAACATTACTTTATTCCGATATTTTGACACCGGGTTGGTCACCTGAGGGCGAACGTTTCAGTTACGATACCCTTCGTCTGGTTAATGAAATTTATATGGAAGATGAGTTAGTCGCATTTGATCATATAAAACTGACGCCAAAAGCACAACATATGAATGGGCTAGGGATTATGGAAGGCTATACTCATTTAGGGTCATTCTTTGTTGTTGGGGAACAAGTCAATGCTGATCTTGTGGATCAATTGTATGAAACAATCAACAGGCAGGAAGGGGATTTTAAAGCAGGGATATCCAAGCTTGTAGTACCGGGCTTTACGATTCGAGTAATGGCTAACAAGACACAAGTGGTTGAAAGCATATTTACGGCCTGTCATAATGTAATAAGTGAGGCTTGGTTTCAATCTAAGCCGAGTTTTCTTAGAAAATATTAA
- a CDS encoding DUF5342 family protein, with protein sequence MADEMKPDVFEEERVFKKRTYERRQFSLSVDGKEYKGYFHDGEIQWLNPHPKQDLGDEQLDSLETEIHELMEERGVKDETDDIQIKPMFDDKPHDDHVFKLTIQGNEYTGVFRDGQLQWHDPKPTHKLKEKRVKKIEGKIYEKVKEKKKE encoded by the coding sequence GTGGCAGACGAAATGAAACCAGATGTGTTTGAAGAGGAACGGGTATTTAAGAAGCGTACGTATGAGCGGCGTCAATTTTCACTATCTGTAGATGGAAAAGAATATAAAGGATATTTTCACGATGGAGAAATTCAATGGTTAAATCCACATCCAAAACAGGATCTTGGAGATGAGCAATTAGATTCGCTTGAAACCGAGATTCATGAACTTATGGAGGAGCGTGGGGTTAAGGATGAAACAGATGATATTCAAATCAAACCAATGTTTGATGATAAACCCCATGATGATCATGTATTTAAATTAACGATTCAGGGGAATGAATATACTGGCGTTTTCCGTGACGGGCAACTCCAATGGCATGATCCAAAGCCAACACATAAACTGAAAGAGAAACGCGTGAAAAAGATAGAAGGAAAGATTTATGAAAAAGTGAAGGAGAAAAAGAAGGAGTAA
- a CDS encoding ABC transporter substrate-binding protein, with translation MRYNKLLLIVLLPFLLSACAEDSENNNANNANETPKDELVLAIGGEPEDGFDPTTGWGRYGSPLFQSTLLKQDQDFNIQHDLAKNYEVSEDGLEWTVQIRDDVQFSDGEPLTADDVVFTFETAADSGSIIDLNNMEKVEKIQDDEVKFTLKEPQSTFIYLLISTGIVPEHAYDETYNENPVGSGPFQLEQWDKGQQLIVTANPHYYGEKPAFQQLTFLFLSEDAAFAAAKAGEVDVASVPPAFAKEDVPGMELVELNSVDNRGIMFPFVREGEETDEGAPIGNDVTADETIRKAINIAVDREALVDGVLEGFGTPAYSVADGLPWWNPDIVFEDDQMEQAKQMLDEAGWEENENGVREKDGMEAAFTLLYPADDQSRQSLSIAFADMIEPLGIDVTTEGKSWNELGTLMYSHPVMMGWGSHDPLEMYNLYSSETRGIGYYNANYYANETVDDYMNQALSATSQEEANEYWQKAQWDGETGFSAKGDAPWAWLVNLEHLYFVDENLEIGEQKVQPHGHGWPVTDFIEQWHWKE, from the coding sequence ATGAGATATAATAAACTATTATTAATTGTACTTTTACCATTCCTATTAAGTGCTTGTGCAGAAGATAGTGAAAATAATAATGCAAATAATGCAAATGAAACTCCAAAAGACGAACTGGTCCTGGCCATCGGCGGCGAGCCGGAAGATGGGTTTGATCCTACAACAGGATGGGGACGATATGGATCGCCTCTGTTCCAAAGCACGCTGCTGAAGCAAGATCAGGATTTTAATATCCAACATGATTTAGCCAAAAACTATGAAGTTAGTGAAGATGGATTGGAATGGACAGTACAAATACGTGATGATGTGCAATTCTCGGATGGAGAACCACTCACTGCAGACGATGTTGTTTTTACATTTGAAACAGCCGCTGATAGTGGTTCCATTATCGACTTGAATAATATGGAAAAAGTGGAAAAAATACAGGATGATGAAGTAAAATTCACGTTGAAAGAACCGCAATCAACCTTTATTTACCTGCTTATTTCAACGGGTATTGTACCGGAACATGCTTATGATGAGACTTATAATGAAAATCCGGTCGGTTCCGGGCCTTTTCAGCTTGAACAATGGGACAAGGGGCAGCAACTAATTGTAACTGCTAACCCCCATTATTACGGAGAAAAACCCGCCTTTCAGCAGCTGACTTTTCTATTCCTGTCAGAGGATGCGGCATTTGCAGCAGCAAAAGCAGGAGAGGTCGATGTCGCATCGGTACCACCTGCATTTGCAAAAGAGGATGTACCTGGGATGGAACTGGTCGAATTGAATAGTGTTGATAATCGGGGAATTATGTTCCCATTTGTGCGAGAAGGCGAAGAAACAGATGAAGGCGCACCGATTGGTAATGATGTAACAGCTGACGAGACGATTCGCAAGGCGATCAATATTGCAGTGGATCGAGAAGCTCTAGTTGACGGCGTACTCGAAGGCTTTGGTACACCTGCGTACAGCGTTGCCGACGGGCTTCCATGGTGGAATCCGGACATTGTATTTGAAGATGATCAAATGGAGCAGGCGAAACAAATGCTGGATGAAGCTGGCTGGGAAGAAAATGAAAATGGGGTCCGCGAAAAAGATGGAATGGAAGCCGCCTTTACCTTGCTTTATCCAGCTGATGATCAAAGCCGTCAGTCTTTATCGATTGCTTTTGCAGATATGATTGAGCCCCTTGGCATAGATGTAACGACAGAAGGAAAAAGCTGGAATGAACTAGGGACGCTCATGTATTCCCATCCGGTGATGATGGGTTGGGGAAGTCATGATCCGCTTGAAATGTATAATTTATACAGCAGTGAAACAAGAGGTATCGGCTATTATAATGCCAATTACTATGCGAATGAGACTGTTGATGACTATATGAATCAAGCATTAAGTGCAACATCCCAAGAAGAAGCCAATGAATATTGGCAAAAGGCACAATGGGACGGCGAGACCGGATTTTCTGCAAAAGGAGATGCACCGTGGGCATGGTTAGTTAATCTGGAGCATCTGTATTTTGTAGACGAAAACTTGGAAATTGGTGAGCAAAAGGTTCAACCACATGGACATGGATGGCCGGTTACGGACTTTATTGAACAGTGGCATTGGAAAGAGTAG
- a CDS encoding ABC transporter permease translates to MGKHISFYIAGKFIKLVTLLIAISILSFALVSYSPIDPVQSYIGADMTRVSPEQRENIAAHWGLDESKAQQFLNWGGNILQGDMGTSLIFRSPVASVIAERFLASVSLMGVAWVLSGLFGFVLGIISGMKEGTWIDRVIKSYCFTLASTPAFWLGLLLLMLFSVWLGWFPIGLGTPAGILAEDVSFLERLRHLILPALTLSIVGVANVALHTREKLIDVLNSEYVRFAKAKGERGFMLLWRHGLRNISLPAISIHFASFGELFGGAVLAEQVFSYPGLGQAVVQAGLGGDVPLLLGIVLCSTVFVFVGNVIADLLYKMVDPRLRRGEVL, encoded by the coding sequence ATGGGTAAGCATATTTCTTTTTATATTGCAGGTAAGTTTATCAAACTTGTCACATTGTTAATCGCAATCAGTATTCTATCCTTTGCGCTTGTAAGCTACTCACCAATTGACCCTGTTCAGTCGTATATCGGCGCTGATATGACGCGGGTAAGCCCAGAACAAAGGGAAAATATTGCTGCGCATTGGGGCCTGGATGAATCGAAAGCCCAGCAGTTTTTAAACTGGGGGGGAAATATTCTCCAAGGGGACATGGGCACATCCCTTATTTTCCGGAGTCCTGTAGCTAGTGTCATTGCTGAACGATTTCTTGCTTCCGTGTCTCTAATGGGTGTGGCCTGGGTTCTCTCAGGCCTTTTTGGTTTTGTACTTGGAATCATTTCCGGCATGAAAGAGGGAACATGGATTGACCGTGTAATAAAAAGCTATTGTTTTACACTTGCTTCAACGCCTGCATTTTGGCTAGGTTTATTATTATTAATGCTATTTTCCGTGTGGCTGGGCTGGTTCCCGATTGGACTTGGTACACCAGCTGGGATACTAGCTGAGGATGTTTCATTCCTAGAGCGGTTGAGACATTTGATTTTACCGGCATTGACATTAAGCATCGTTGGTGTTGCAAATGTGGCATTGCATACAAGGGAAAAATTGATTGACGTGCTAAACTCGGAGTATGTGCGATTTGCAAAAGCGAAGGGTGAGCGTGGATTTATGCTTCTTTGGCGGCACGGCTTGCGTAATATTTCGCTTCCGGCTATTTCCATTCATTTTGCTTCATTTGGAGAACTCTTTGGTGGAGCTGTACTGGCGGAACAGGTCTTTTCCTATCCGGGCCTTGGACAGGCTGTAGTACAAGCAGGCCTTGGGGGAGACGTTCCGCTACTGCTCGGGATCGTTTTATGTAGTACCGTATTCGTGTTTGTCGGGAATGTAATCGCTGATTTATTATATAAAATGGTTGATCCCCGTTTGAGAAGGGGGGAAGTCTTATGA
- a CDS encoding ABC transporter permease yields the protein MRIGRMNLRQRTLAAIIISITLLVGMVVSGLLIGDEKLGVNLEARNNSPSLSNLFGTDWLGRDMLARTLKGLTLSLGVGILAAFSSTVIALILSLLASWNRVIDYIVTWLIDLFLSVPHIVLLLLISFAMGGGFTGVVIGLALTHWPSLARVLRSEMLQVKTAEYVGVTRRLGKSRLWIARNHLVPHLIPQLVIGFILLFPHAILHEAAITFLGFGLSTEQPAIGIILSESMQYLSTGMWWLAFFPGLSLLLMVAIFDVLGKNVSRFIDPFHGQKG from the coding sequence ATGAGGATAGGAAGAATGAATCTAAGACAACGTACACTAGCGGCGATTATTATTTCGATTACCTTACTTGTAGGGATGGTCGTGAGTGGTTTATTAATCGGTGATGAAAAGCTTGGTGTAAACCTGGAAGCGAGAAATAACAGTCCTTCTCTCAGTAATCTTTTTGGTACAGATTGGCTGGGACGTGATATGCTTGCACGTACGTTAAAAGGGCTTACTTTGAGCCTTGGTGTTGGCATTCTTGCGGCTTTTTCGAGTACGGTTATTGCACTTATTCTTAGCTTGCTAGCGTCCTGGAATAGGGTAATAGATTACATCGTTACATGGCTCATCGACCTTTTTCTCAGCGTACCGCATATCGTGCTACTGCTTTTAATTTCTTTTGCAATGGGTGGTGGATTTACTGGAGTCGTTATTGGTTTGGCGTTAACCCATTGGCCAAGCCTCGCGCGTGTGCTTCGTTCCGAGATGCTTCAAGTAAAAACAGCTGAATATGTTGGTGTCACGCGTAGACTTGGCAAATCAAGGCTGTGGATTGCCAGGAATCATTTGGTCCCACATTTGATCCCACAGCTTGTAATCGGCTTTATTTTACTTTTTCCACATGCGATCTTGCATGAAGCGGCGATTACGTTTCTCGGATTCGGGTTATCAACAGAGCAACCGGCGATTGGCATTATTTTATCCGAATCGATGCAATATTTATCAACAGGAATGTGGTGGCTGGCATTCTTCCCAGGTCTATCGCTTTTACTGATGGTTGCTATTTTTGATGTACTTGGGAAAAATGTGAGCAGATTTATTGATCCGTTTCATGGACAGAAGGGATAG
- a CDS encoding ABC transporter ATP-binding protein: protein MTIQKKPLLEVKNLSLFFRQYKKGLRETTMQVIRRLDMTIHEGEIVAVIGASGSGKSLLANAVLGVLPENAALSGVLNYKGEQLTSEKSGELRGKEISLIPQSVNALDPLIKTGKQVQASIHRGDKKMKQRAVFQKIGLPEEAENRYPFELSGGMARRVLAATAMVSSANLIIADEPTPGLDTQVLYETVLHLKSLASEGKGVMFITHDIDTALQIADRVVVMNDGETVETANASDFTGKGEKLAHPYTRALWNALPQNDFVTLPSKAEAQETGGMLEVQGMTYHYPNELNLFEKLNLSINAGEVVGLFGYSGSGKTTMARLIAGYLKPIAGRINVNGENDFRAGMHPVQLVWQHPEKAINPKWRMRKMLSEAQIMDHELLEALGIKQEWLSRYPSELSGGELQRFCVARALHENTKYLIADEMTTMLDAITQAIIWQSVLKLAKQRNIGILAISHDHQLLQKISDRVVDFEAIVNM, encoded by the coding sequence ATGACGATACAAAAAAAACCACTGCTTGAAGTGAAGAATCTTTCGCTATTCTTTCGCCAATATAAAAAAGGGTTGCGTGAAACGACGATGCAAGTGATTCGCAGGTTGGATATGACGATTCATGAAGGCGAGATTGTTGCGGTTATTGGAGCAAGCGGATCAGGGAAAAGTCTGCTTGCAAATGCTGTGCTTGGGGTCCTTCCTGAAAATGCCGCGCTTTCTGGTGTGTTGAATTATAAAGGGGAGCAGCTTACGAGTGAAAAAAGCGGCGAGCTACGTGGAAAAGAGATTTCGCTTATCCCGCAATCGGTCAATGCCTTGGATCCACTGATAAAAACGGGGAAGCAGGTGCAGGCGTCTATTCATCGTGGTGATAAAAAAATGAAGCAGCGTGCTGTTTTTCAAAAAATAGGATTGCCTGAAGAAGCTGAAAATCGGTATCCCTTTGAATTATCCGGGGGGATGGCGAGAAGAGTTTTAGCTGCAACAGCCATGGTCAGTAGTGCAAATTTAATTATTGCCGATGAGCCGACGCCTGGACTGGACACGCAAGTCTTGTATGAAACGGTTTTGCATCTGAAAAGTTTGGCTTCGGAGGGTAAAGGGGTCATGTTTATCACACATGATATTGATACTGCATTACAAATCGCTGATAGGGTTGTAGTTATGAATGACGGAGAAACGGTTGAAACTGCAAATGCGAGTGATTTTACCGGAAAGGGTGAGAAATTAGCTCATCCGTATACGCGAGCATTATGGAACGCATTGCCGCAGAATGATTTTGTGACATTACCGTCGAAAGCGGAAGCACAAGAGACCGGTGGAATGCTTGAAGTGCAGGGCATGACGTATCACTATCCGAATGAATTGAACCTGTTTGAAAAGCTCAATCTTAGCATAAACGCTGGTGAAGTCGTCGGATTATTCGGCTATAGCGGCTCCGGGAAAACAACGATGGCCCGTCTTATTGCAGGATATTTGAAGCCAATTGCGGGTAGGATTAACGTGAATGGGGAGAATGATTTTCGCGCAGGCATGCATCCCGTGCAATTAGTATGGCAGCATCCGGAAAAAGCAATCAATCCAAAATGGAGAATGAGGAAGATGCTTTCAGAAGCGCAAATCATGGATCATGAATTACTGGAAGCGCTTGGAATTAAGCAAGAATGGCTCTCGCGCTACCCAAGCGAATTATCAGGCGGAGAATTGCAACGCTTTTGTGTTGCACGGGCCCTTCATGAAAACACGAAATACCTGATTGCTGATGAAATGACGACAATGCTTGATGCGATTACACAAGCAATTATTTGGCAATCCGTGTTAAAATTAGCAAAACAGCGTAATATCGGTATACTAGCAATAAGCCATGATCATCAATTACTTCAAAAAATTAGTGATCGGGTTGTCGATTTTGAAGCTATCGTAAATATGTGA
- a CDS encoding DUF456 domain-containing protein, which produces MLDILIWIAIVVLFILSFVGVLFPIIPSVLVLWVGFLLYHFVLNANELTTFFWIIMGVFTVILFVADIIANSYFVKKFGGSKWGERGAAVAVIVGSFITPPFGIIYVPFIVVFLIEMTQKRTGQEALRASIGSLIGFLGGAVAKVVVQFIMIIWFFVVVLF; this is translated from the coding sequence ATGCTGGATATTCTTATATGGATCGCGATTGTTGTATTATTTATTTTAAGTTTTGTTGGTGTACTTTTTCCTATTATTCCTTCCGTACTTGTGCTATGGGTTGGATTTTTGTTGTATCATTTTGTCTTAAATGCAAATGAGCTCACCACTTTCTTTTGGATTATAATGGGTGTGTTTACGGTTATTCTCTTTGTTGCGGATATCATTGCTAATAGTTATTTTGTGAAAAAATTCGGTGGAAGCAAATGGGGAGAAAGAGGCGCGGCAGTAGCGGTTATCGTTGGTTCCTTTATTACACCTCCATTTGGGATTATCTATGTGCCATTTATCGTTGTTTTCCTTATTGAAATGACGCAGAAGCGGACTGGACAAGAGGCGCTTCGTGCATCAATTGGTTCGCTTATCGGATTTTTAGGCGGCGCAGTGGCAAAAGTCGTTGTGCAATTTATTATGATTATTTGGTTTTTTGTCGTAGTATTATTTTAA
- the thiD gene encoding bifunctional hydroxymethylpyrimidine kinase/phosphomethylpyrimidine kinase, with protein MNFPSRVITIAGSAAGGSAGIQADLKTFQELDVYGMSVVTAIVGRHPETDKNVHPQTLEAIEAQFATAMKQVGADGLKTGMLFSKEVIETVAALIKDSSIKNITVDPVMIGKLDSKLLRDDAIDALINSLIPRATIITPNVPEASLLLGGRDLASVDDLKRAAIDLYALGADNVLVKGGRLEGPAIDVLYDGETISTFEAPRIDTVNTSGAGCTYSAAIAGNLAKGEPIAEAVRLAKSFVTTAIEHGFSYTDVVGPTYHAAMRRFDEAHKIKVSKE; from the coding sequence ATGAATTTCCCATCACGAGTAATCACCATTGCAGGTTCAGCAGCTGGTGGAAGCGCTGGGATTCAAGCAGATTTGAAGACGTTTCAGGAACTTGATGTTTATGGGATGAGTGTCGTAACAGCCATCGTTGGTAGACATCCAGAGACGGATAAAAATGTGCATCCGCAGACGCTGGAAGCCATTGAAGCGCAATTTGCTACAGCAATGAAACAGGTAGGTGCGGACGGGCTTAAAACAGGGATGTTATTTTCAAAAGAAGTAATAGAAACCGTTGCTGCATTAATCAAGGATTCTTCGATTAAAAATATTACTGTCGACCCTGTCATGATTGGGAAACTGGATTCCAAACTTTTGAGGGATGATGCGATTGATGCATTAATAAATAGCCTGATCCCGAGGGCCACGATTATTACGCCAAATGTACCGGAAGCTTCCTTATTATTGGGTGGAAGAGATTTGGCTAGTGTCGATGATCTGAAGCGTGCAGCGATAGATCTATATGCCTTAGGTGCAGATAATGTATTGGTAAAAGGGGGCAGATTAGAAGGCCCGGCAATTGATGTATTGTACGATGGGGAGACGATCTCGACGTTCGAAGCGCCACGTATTGATACAGTTAACACGAGTGGGGCAGGGTGTACGTATTCGGCAGCAATTGCAGGAAATTTAGCCAAGGGCGAACCTATCGCAGAAGCAGTTCGACTGGCAAAGAGTTTTGTTACAACCGCGATTGAGCATGGATTTTCGTATACAGATGTTGTAGGCCCGACGTATCATGCAGCGATGCGTAGGTTTGATGAAGCACATAAGATTAAGGTTAGCAAAGAATAA
- a CDS encoding cysteine hydrolase family protein yields the protein MGKRALLNVDYTNDFVAEDGKLTSGGPGQAIESRVVDLTREFIEGGDYVVFAIDAHEEGDELHPESDLFPPHNIIGTPGRDLYGELANVYEENKDKANVYYFDKTRYSAFAGTDLEIKLRERGIDEVHIIGVVTDICVLHTAVDAYNKGFKIVVHKDAVASFNQAGHDWALGHFTDTLGARVL from the coding sequence ATGGGGAAGCGTGCATTACTGAATGTGGATTACACAAATGATTTTGTAGCAGAGGATGGAAAGCTGACAAGTGGGGGACCTGGGCAGGCGATTGAATCCAGGGTAGTGGATTTGACTAGGGAGTTTATTGAAGGGGGCGATTATGTTGTGTTTGCTATTGATGCCCATGAAGAAGGAGACGAACTACATCCGGAATCTGATTTATTTCCACCGCATAATATTATCGGTACGCCAGGTCGCGATTTGTATGGAGAGCTGGCAAATGTGTACGAGGAAAACAAGGATAAAGCGAATGTCTATTATTTTGACAAAACACGGTATAGCGCATTTGCCGGCACTGACTTGGAGATAAAATTACGTGAGCGAGGAATTGATGAGGTTCATATCATAGGCGTGGTTACAGATATATGTGTACTGCATACAGCCGTGGATGCATACAACAAAGGTTTTAAAATTGTGGTACATAAAGATGCGGTAGCAAGCTTCAATCAGGCAGGCCATGATTGGGCATTGGGACATTTTACGGACACATTGGGTGCGAGAGTTTTATAG
- the proS gene encoding proline--tRNA ligase, whose amino-acid sequence MGKKNKQFVQNITAMEDDFAKWYTDVVKQADLVDYGPVRGTMIIKPDGFAIWENIRDELDRQIKATGHSNVSFPLFVPESLLQKEKDHVEGFAPEVAWVTHGGEEKLAERIAVRPTSEALFSDYYSNNIHSYRDLPMLYNQWSNVVRWEKTTRPFLRSSEFHWQEGHTAHATDEDASEETDKMLRVYADVVENYLAIPVYKGRKTDKEKFAGANYTLTIEALMHDGKALQSATSHHFGSGFAEAFDITYLDENGESQFVHQTSWGLSTRIMGALIMVHGDNRGLVVPPRIAPTQAMIVPVAQHKEGVLDKAYDLRDQLKDLVRVGIDASDKMPGWKFNEYEMKGMPVRIEMGPKDIEKDQVVLVRRDTGEKEFVALTDLEARLPALLEEIQKNLFDKALAHRNEKTSVAKDMDEFKQTLDQNAGFIKAMWCGDVACEEKIKEETTATSRLIPFEQEKVADTCVCCGREAKELVYWAKAY is encoded by the coding sequence TTGGGTAAGAAAAATAAGCAGTTTGTTCAAAACATAACAGCAATGGAAGATGATTTTGCCAAGTGGTATACAGACGTTGTGAAGCAGGCGGATTTGGTTGATTACGGCCCGGTACGTGGAACGATGATCATTAAGCCGGATGGTTTTGCAATATGGGAAAATATCCGCGATGAACTGGACCGTCAAATTAAGGCAACAGGGCACTCGAATGTATCATTCCCATTATTTGTTCCTGAAAGCCTGCTGCAAAAGGAAAAAGATCATGTGGAAGGATTCGCGCCGGAAGTAGCCTGGGTGACACATGGTGGAGAGGAGAAATTAGCTGAAAGAATAGCTGTACGCCCAACTTCAGAAGCGTTGTTTAGTGATTACTATTCGAATAATATTCATTCGTATCGTGATTTGCCGATGCTTTATAACCAGTGGTCAAATGTTGTGCGCTGGGAAAAAACAACACGTCCGTTCCTGCGTTCATCTGAATTCCATTGGCAGGAAGGACATACAGCACATGCAACCGATGAGGATGCATCTGAAGAAACAGATAAAATGCTTAGGGTCTATGCTGATGTGGTAGAAAATTATCTGGCAATCCCTGTGTATAAAGGCCGCAAAACGGATAAAGAAAAATTTGCTGGTGCAAACTATACCCTGACCATTGAAGCATTGATGCATGATGGTAAAGCATTGCAATCGGCGACCTCACATCATTTTGGTTCAGGATTTGCAGAAGCATTTGATATTACGTATTTAGATGAAAACGGTGAAAGTCAATTTGTACATCAAACGTCATGGGGACTTTCCACACGTATCATGGGTGCATTAATTATGGTGCATGGAGATAACAGAGGATTAGTCGTGCCTCCACGGATTGCACCGACGCAAGCCATGATTGTCCCAGTTGCCCAGCATAAAGAAGGTGTACTCGATAAAGCGTATGACCTGCGTGATCAATTGAAGGACCTTGTTCGCGTTGGTATCGATGCAAGTGACAAAATGCCAGGCTGGAAATTTAATGAGTACGAAATGAAAGGAATGCCGGTACGGATTGAAATGGGTCCAAAAGACATTGAAAAAGATCAGGTCGTACTCGTTCGCCGTGATACCGGTGAAAAAGAATTTGTAGCACTTACCGATTTGGAAGCACGTTTGCCTGCTTTATTAGAAGAAATTCAGAAAAACTTATTTGATAAAGCATTAGCGCATCGTAACGAGAAAACGAGTGTTGCCAAGGATATGGATGAATTCAAACAAACGCTTGATCAAAACGCTGGATTTATTAAAGCAATGTGGTGTGGAGACGTGGCTTGTGAGGAGAAAATTAAAGAAGAGACAACAGCAACCTCACGCCTAATCCCATTTGAACAGGAAAAAGTAGCAGATACCTGCGTGTGCTGCGGGAGAGAAGCTAAGGAACTCGTGTATTGGGCAAAAGCTTATTAA
- a CDS encoding glutathione peroxidase, translating into MSIYDFSVKTMLGNEKSLADYKGKTLLIVNTASKCGFTPQFEGLQNVYDQFKDQDFEILGFPCNQFNNQDPGSEEEISQFCERNYGVTFPMFSKVDVKGEDAHPLFNYLTTEEKGMLTKDIKWNFTKFLVNKNGEVIDRFAPQTKPENMVKDIEKAIKG; encoded by the coding sequence ATGAGTATTTATGATTTTTCTGTAAAGACAATGCTAGGTAATGAGAAATCACTGGCCGATTATAAAGGGAAAACACTTCTTATCGTGAACACAGCAAGTAAATGTGGATTCACACCACAATTTGAAGGACTGCAAAACGTATATGACCAATTTAAGGATCAGGATTTTGAGATACTCGGATTCCCATGCAATCAATTCAATAATCAGGACCCGGGAAGTGAGGAGGAAATCTCTCAATTCTGTGAGCGTAACTATGGAGTTACATTCCCAATGTTCAGTAAAGTGGATGTAAAAGGCGAGGATGCACACCCACTTTTCAACTATCTAACTACCGAAGAAAAAGGAATGCTGACCAAAGATATTAAGTGGAATTTCACAAAGTTTTTGGTTAATAAAAATGGAGAAGTTATCGACCGGTTTGCACCACAGACGAAGCCGGAAAATATGGTGAAGGATATTGAAAAGGCTATAAAGGGGTAA